Part of the Spinacia oleracea cultivar Varoflay chromosome 5, BTI_SOV_V1, whole genome shotgun sequence genome, TAATGAAAGCCTCCTCAAGAAGAATTATGTCATTCTACATGGTATCAAGCCCTGACCCTAGCCACTGTTTCTTCGATCCTCTTCTCTGTTTTTCTCTCTTCCTGCAATCATGTCTAACGGTTCAGACCCTCCTACCCCTCCTCCTTCTTCTGTGTCCACGATGGTCAATGCCTTTCATTCGGCTTTGAGTGTCACAAACATTCGTGGCCTTGTTTCTCTGGTCCTTGACATTAACAAGGTAAAATACTCTCCATGGGCTACACTCTTCCGCACCCATGCCAAAGTCTTCAATATTCTCGATCATATTGACCCTACCGTAGCCCGTCCTACGAATCTCGGTGACGAGATGTGGGAACGACTTGATGCCACCGTTCTCCAGTGGATTTATGGCACTATTTCAACCGATCTCCTGTACAAAATTCTGGATGAGAAGGCTACAACTAGGGTGGCTTGGGATAATCTTTGTAACCTTTTCCAGAATAACAAAGGTAGTCGGATTGTGCATCTCGAGAACCGTTTTGGTTCTATCAAGCTTCAGAATTGCGCGTTGCTGGATGATTATTGTTCTCAGTTGAAGGATGTATCGGACCAACACTACAACAAAACGGAAAAATTCCGACCATCCTAAACAGTTGGTAAAAAGCTGATTTTGGTCGGTAAAATATTTACCGACTACTTTTAGTCGTTAACGTGTAGTCGGAGTTAACCTGGTCGGTATTTAGCTAAATTCCGACTGAAAAGTAGTCTGAAAAATTACCGACTACTTTCCCGACTACTAGCTGTCGAAAAATTAACGACCACTATAGTGGTCAGTACTTTACCGACCAAAATGGTAGTCGGTAAAATACCGACCACTATAGTGGTAGGTATTCTTCCGACTACTATAGTGGTAGGTATTCTTCCGACTACTATAATGGTCGgagatttttattaaaaaattaaaaaaaaacaaaaaaaaccatcAATTGGGAAATACCAGCCGTGGTTTTATTTTAATCTCTtctgaaattaaaaaaaattaatcaaacaTATAATTTCATTCACACTGAATTAAAACTCAaaaacaatcaaaattttatatcCAATAAGAAGTTAATACAAGTACATGATGAATGatgaattaaagaacaaaacaa contains:
- the LOC110798980 gene encoding uncharacterized protein — its product is MSNGSDPPTPPPSSVSTMVNAFHSALSVTNIRGLVSLVLDINKVKYSPWATLFRTHAKVFNILDHIDPTVARPTNLGDEMWERLDATVLQWIYGTISTDLLYKILDEKATTRVAWDNLCNLFQNNKGSRIVHLENRFGSIKLQNCALLDDYCSQLKDVSDQHYNKTEKFRPS